In Candidatus Jidaibacter acanthamoeba, a single genomic region encodes these proteins:
- the rlmN gene encoding 23S rRNA (adenine(2503)-C(2))-methyltransferase RlmN: MSENIKKNLIGLDKVELAAAIKELGESSFRAKQIWQWIYRIGIADFNHMTNLPASLREKLAESYTLERVQVSKELISFDETRKWLLKFSDTNEIEAVFIPEKTRGTLCVSSQVGCTLNCSFCHTGTQNLVRNLTAGEIVAQVLHAKDSLSDWNFKEENRKLTNIVMMGMGEPLLNYDNVAKALKIVMDPDGLGISKRKITLSTSGIIPLIEKCGDELGVNLAISLHAVRDDLRNTLVPINKKYPIKDLLNACRKYAPTQNSFRKVTFEYVMLKGVNDSKQDAKELVRLIEGIPAKINIIPFNKWPGTEYQCSDNRTIQEFARIVEDAGYMSPIRRPRGQDILAACGQLKSESIKLRKSAT; the protein is encoded by the coding sequence ATGTCAGAAAATATAAAAAAAAACTTAATCGGTTTGGATAAAGTAGAGCTCGCCGCAGCAATTAAAGAGCTTGGCGAGTCTTCTTTTCGTGCAAAGCAAATTTGGCAATGGATATACCGCATAGGTATTGCCGATTTTAATCATATGACTAATCTCCCCGCTTCTTTAAGAGAGAAGCTTGCCGAGTCATACACTTTAGAGCGGGTACAAGTTTCTAAAGAACTGATTTCTTTTGATGAAACCAGAAAGTGGTTATTAAAATTTTCTGATACTAATGAAATAGAAGCTGTTTTTATTCCTGAAAAAACCAGAGGTACTTTATGTGTTTCCTCACAAGTCGGATGTACATTAAATTGCAGCTTTTGCCATACGGGAACGCAAAATTTAGTTAGAAACTTAACCGCAGGAGAAATTGTTGCGCAGGTTCTACATGCTAAGGATTCTTTATCAGATTGGAATTTTAAAGAAGAAAACAGAAAACTTACCAATATTGTTATGATGGGAATGGGTGAACCGTTACTTAATTATGATAATGTGGCAAAAGCACTAAAGATCGTTATGGATCCTGACGGACTTGGAATATCAAAAAGAAAAATCACCCTTTCCACTTCGGGAATTATTCCCCTAATTGAAAAATGTGGTGACGAGCTTGGGGTTAACCTTGCAATTTCCTTACATGCGGTGAGAGATGATTTGAGAAATACATTGGTTCCTATCAATAAAAAGTATCCTATAAAAGATTTACTTAATGCTTGTAGAAAATATGCGCCCACTCAAAACAGTTTCAGGAAAGTAACATTTGAATATGTCATGCTTAAAGGAGTAAACGATAGTAAACAAGATGCAAAAGAATTGGTACGTTTAATTGAAGGGATTCCGGCGAAAATTAACATAATTCCGTTTAATAAGTGGCCGGGTACGGAATATCAATGTTCTGATAATAGGACAATTCAAGAATTTGCCCGAATTGTTGAAGACGCAGGTTATATGTCCCCCATAAGAAGACCGAGAGGACAGGATATTTTAGCTGCATGCGGGCAATTAAAATCAGAAAGTATAAAATTAAGGAAATCCGCCACTTAA
- the hpf gene encoding ribosome hibernation-promoting factor, HPF/YfiA family, whose translation MQVSIIGKHLDIGDSLREYIEKSITENVTKYFDSAISAHVAIAKEGHHFKNHLFKTDIIVNEGTGNKILIKGEGLEADAYQSFDDAVRRMEKQLRRYKRKIKNHHNIRPEKEFAATKYIISPSTEEDEVEETSEAPVIIAEKATSIQSLSVSDAVMRMDLMNLPALLFINSGTNKLNLVYYRSDGNISWVDTNVSA comes from the coding sequence ATGCAAGTATCAATTATAGGAAAACATTTAGATATCGGTGATTCTCTACGGGAATATATAGAAAAAAGTATTACCGAGAATGTAACTAAATATTTTGATTCGGCAATAAGCGCTCATGTTGCAATTGCAAAAGAAGGGCATCACTTTAAAAATCATTTATTTAAGACTGATATTATTGTCAATGAAGGCACAGGAAATAAAATATTAATTAAAGGCGAAGGCTTAGAAGCAGACGCTTATCAAAGCTTTGACGATGCAGTAAGAAGAATGGAAAAACAACTGCGCCGCTATAAAAGAAAGATTAAGAACCACCATAATATAAGGCCTGAGAAGGAATTCGCAGCAACTAAATACATAATCTCTCCTTCTACTGAGGAAGATGAGGTCGAAGAAACTTCCGAGGCTCCCGTTATAATAGCTGAAAAAGCAACCAGCATACAAAGCTTAAGTGTGAGCGATGCAGTTATGAGAATGGACTTGATGAATCTTCCCGCTCTATTATTTATTAATAGTGGAACCAATAAGCTAAATCTGGTATACTATCGCAGCGACGGGAACATTTCCTGGGTAGATACTAACGTTTCAGCTTAA
- the thpR gene encoding RNA 2',3'-cyclic phosphodiesterase: MSVPIIGNAFIGIAIPEHITDLITDLYDNDLKNIKYVKPSNLHITLKFLGKSDEREIILIKEALNLMRFTHSDIILNKAVFWSPNIVVVEVELNPYLNIVKYELDKILFRHALIDIDKRPFKPHITVARTKAKFNKIELNNLLTTYKTINNKKFQSNQIHLYRSLRIESKQSDYIKLFTV; the protein is encoded by the coding sequence ATGTCAGTACCAATAATCGGCAATGCTTTTATCGGAATAGCCATTCCTGAGCATATTACTGACTTAATTACCGACTTATATGATAATGACTTAAAAAATATAAAGTATGTTAAACCATCGAATTTGCATATTACCCTTAAGTTCTTAGGCAAATCGGATGAACGGGAAATTATCCTTATAAAAGAAGCCTTAAACCTTATGAGGTTTACTCACTCTGATATTATCCTTAATAAAGCAGTGTTTTGGAGCCCTAATATAGTTGTGGTGGAAGTAGAGTTAAATCCATACTTAAATATAGTTAAATATGAGCTTGATAAAATACTCTTCCGGCATGCTTTGATTGATATTGATAAAAGACCGTTTAAACCCCATATCACAGTTGCACGCACAAAAGCAAAATTTAATAAAATTGAACTTAACAACCTTTTAACTACTTATAAGACAATCAATAATAAAAAGTTTCAATCGAATCAGATTCATTTATACCGGTCATTAAGGATTGAAAGTAAGCAAAGTGACTATATAAAATTATTTACCGTTTAA
- a CDS encoding tetratricopeptide repeat protein: MVDILDEAIQDIKEERVERLFFKYAKVFIMLIVAFLIGSISYYGWKTFKENKIYALGGEYLMGMYRMQSKDFQKGADIMERLATGDISYSALAGLNYASFLSIKQQFTKAGQVYKMIGDNTDFDPLFREFAQLMQISMRLNAKELDARQGIEEYENYIKNNSIFKASAIEQQAVLYLSLGEKEKAKEMLNTVITSADAPSMMKRRAEELLVLTSL; this comes from the coding sequence ATGGTTGATATTTTAGATGAAGCTATACAAGACATAAAAGAAGAAAGAGTTGAGCGTCTTTTCTTCAAATATGCCAAAGTATTTATAATGTTAATAGTAGCTTTTTTGATCGGTAGTATCAGTTACTACGGATGGAAAACTTTTAAAGAAAATAAAATATATGCGTTAGGAGGCGAGTACCTAATGGGAATGTATAGGATGCAATCCAAAGATTTCCAAAAAGGTGCCGATATTATGGAAAGGCTTGCAACCGGTGATATCTCTTATTCTGCGCTTGCCGGATTAAACTATGCATCGTTTTTATCTATAAAGCAGCAATTTACCAAAGCAGGGCAAGTTTATAAAATGATTGGTGATAATACGGATTTTGATCCTCTCTTTCGGGAGTTTGCTCAATTAATGCAAATCTCAATGCGTTTAAACGCCAAAGAGCTTGATGCACGTCAAGGAATTGAGGAGTATGAAAATTATATTAAAAATAATTCAATATTTAAAGCTTCTGCAATTGAACAACAAGCTGTTCTTTATCTTTCACTAGGAGAGAAGGAAAAAGCAAAGGAAATGTTAAACACGGTTATCACAAGCGCTGACGCGCCGAGTATGATGAAAAGAAGAGCTGAGGAGCTGTTGGTTTTAACTTCACTCTAA
- a CDS encoding DedA family protein yields the protein MTFIESTFAPIPSEVTLIPAGFLVSQGEMNFFIVLFASILGTIGGSLFNYWIASHFGRRLLLKFGKYFFINEDKLKSIEFFFERHGAISTFSGRLLPGIKHFISFPAGLGRMNLRVFTIYTLAGGFIWNSTLLTLGYLIGENKALLKQYIKQINIVIIITLTLIALLYYFKNKKKTS from the coding sequence ATGACATTTATCGAGAGTACTTTTGCTCCGATCCCAAGTGAAGTAACTCTTATACCTGCGGGTTTTTTAGTCTCGCAAGGTGAAATGAACTTTTTTATAGTATTGTTCGCAAGTATACTCGGAACCATCGGAGGATCTTTATTTAATTATTGGATTGCTTCTCACTTCGGAAGAAGGCTTTTACTTAAATTCGGCAAGTATTTTTTTATTAATGAAGATAAACTTAAGTCTATCGAATTCTTCTTTGAAAGGCATGGGGCTATTTCAACCTTCAGCGGTAGGCTCCTTCCCGGCATCAAGCACTTTATCTCCTTTCCGGCAGGTCTTGGTCGGATGAATTTAAGGGTTTTTACTATTTATACATTAGCAGGCGGCTTTATTTGGAATTCCACATTACTTACATTAGGTTATTTAATTGGTGAAAACAAAGCCTTACTGAAACAATATATTAAGCAGATAAATATTGTTATCATTATAACTTTAACTTTAATAGCTTTGCTCTACTATTTTAAAAATAAGAAAAAAACTTCTTAA
- a CDS encoding DMT family transporter has protein sequence MTRKNAFGIYWMIFHGITLTLMFALGKTLNQKMDVMQMIFTYHLIALLITFFYTFTTGFEKIKTSRIKIHFLRGSLNVCGYITYFYGLKFTTLDSATSITYLIPIFLSYLGTIFFNEKLNRERIITLILGLTGVLVILRPGAPTFEITSLWVFVSVILWSASDLLTKNLGRTENALSQVFYNTLFGSLLSVPFAAYGWQNVIVIDDFFIITLISLLSLAATTSIFRSFQNAEFSIVMPFDYLRLPLSTVLGYLMFGEIMEINTIIGSTIIVFASLYLIYSERKKPVYTITH, from the coding sequence ATGACACGAAAGAATGCATTTGGCATATACTGGATGATATTTCACGGTATTACCCTCACCTTAATGTTTGCTTTAGGTAAAACGCTTAATCAAAAAATGGATGTAATGCAAATGATATTTACCTATCATCTTATTGCATTATTAATTACTTTTTTTTACACATTTACCACAGGATTTGAAAAGATTAAGACCTCTAGAATCAAAATACATTTTTTGAGGGGTAGCCTTAATGTATGCGGGTACATAACCTACTTTTACGGTTTGAAATTTACTACACTTGATAGCGCAACCTCTATCACTTACTTAATTCCTATTTTTCTTTCATATCTAGGCACAATATTTTTTAATGAAAAACTTAATAGAGAAAGAATCATCACTCTCATACTCGGCTTAACCGGTGTTTTGGTTATATTAAGACCGGGAGCACCGACTTTTGAGATAACAAGTTTATGGGTGTTTGTCAGTGTTATATTATGGTCGGCATCCGACCTTTTAACTAAAAACCTTGGAAGAACGGAAAATGCACTTAGCCAAGTATTTTATAATACTCTTTTCGGCAGTCTTTTAAGCGTGCCGTTTGCTGCATACGGTTGGCAAAATGTAATTGTTATTGATGATTTTTTTATTATCACCTTAATAAGCTTACTTTCTTTAGCAGCTACCACAAGTATATTCAGATCATTTCAAAATGCGGAGTTTTCCATTGTTATGCCGTTTGACTATTTAAGACTCCCCTTAAGTACTGTGCTCGGCTATCTTATGTTCGGTGAGATAATGGAGATTAATACTATTATCGGCTCGACTATAATTGTCTTTGCAAGCCTATATCTTATTTATTCTGAACGTAAGAAACCCGTATATACTATAACTCATTAA
- a CDS encoding sodium:solute symporter family transporter: MEYLARYFDIDKAIILIFLVFTLIIGIIAGRKTKDTNDYAIANKSYGSPILFLTLTVSLIGGGSTIGEAAQFYNDGLVYLIASIGTPVSILLTALYITPKFDRRFNGRISVADMIEYFYGYTPSRFAGVIGYFVCLGILSIQCTVMGYLTFIFLEISYSASVCLSVGLLILYSTFGGIRAITITNIFQFAMLIVMVPLIASISVTEAGGLNSIFSNFKTNSHMQILNHPKFFDYLALFLFWSLPFSAFFPPQIQRYLMVRNHKQATRITFLYLFLKIAVIFIVLSIAFSAVKLFPDVEPKAIIPKIIDDLMPPIIRGIAIAGMLSVTMSTADSALNTAGILITHNTLPANWFYTDKIKLSFLRIFTFITGIIAMFIALQNSNIISVLVLSEILSFSALGIPLLLGMLDLKVSNKSFWACNVFAGCAYFISYYYNIREFAIPIITCMSGISGFMLAHLIENRKIVFIERRYIQRKSGKLVLINTIKNFYTLLPNFKTASSYLKTNLDKFSTNYLMFGIFCCINYTVPYFMWTYQKPENYLLMLLMRLIAGILCTGLLVKDYWPEKIKKYFSIYWYITVLYCLPFMTTIMFMLMEAHIEWLINLTLAIMLLTMLVDWISFIVILITGTILGYLFYRIAIGVPDIPTDFDTIYLLIYVCVFSSLIGLLFVRKKEVVNEGKLEAMRLFGTSIAHEVKDPLSSLNMCIQHIEMILKKLADSSKLEQLEIDNYHSQLVELIEILKNTSIQGIKIIDSLLTSLKSSVIADDRGEYLISECIKQSITEYHQGNLNPNHIQILLSKNIKFYGSMQYMKHLFFNLFRYAYKHNTRSLNIDIRTEGNILYFKDNGRGILKEDLPFIFDRFYSDSKSGNGIGLAFCKIVMEDIGGSIKCNSEVGKFTEFALHFPIINKKL; the protein is encoded by the coding sequence ATGGAGTATTTAGCAAGATACTTTGATATTGATAAAGCAATAATACTAATTTTCTTAGTATTCACTCTAATAATCGGCATAATTGCCGGCAGAAAAACAAAAGATACAAATGATTATGCAATCGCCAATAAGTCATACGGCTCTCCTATACTTTTCCTCACCCTAACCGTGAGTTTGATCGGAGGAGGTTCTACGATAGGTGAAGCAGCCCAATTTTATAATGACGGCTTGGTATATCTGATCGCTTCAATCGGCACCCCTGTTTCAATATTACTTACTGCTTTATATATAACCCCAAAATTTGATCGTAGGTTTAACGGCAGAATCTCGGTTGCTGATATGATTGAATATTTTTACGGTTACACTCCAAGCAGATTTGCCGGAGTAATAGGATATTTTGTATGTTTAGGAATCTTAAGCATTCAATGCACCGTAATGGGATACCTAACTTTTATTTTTTTAGAAATAAGTTATTCGGCAAGCGTTTGTTTATCGGTAGGATTATTAATATTATATTCAACTTTCGGAGGAATTCGAGCAATAACCATTACTAATATATTTCAATTTGCAATGTTAATTGTAATGGTACCGCTGATTGCAAGTATATCAGTGACGGAAGCGGGCGGTTTAAACAGTATATTTAGTAATTTTAAAACTAACTCTCACATGCAAATTTTAAACCATCCGAAATTTTTTGATTATTTAGCATTATTTTTATTTTGGTCATTACCCTTCTCTGCCTTTTTCCCTCCCCAAATCCAGCGATATTTAATGGTAAGAAACCACAAACAAGCAACCAGAATAACCTTTTTATATTTATTTTTAAAAATTGCGGTTATTTTTATAGTGTTAAGCATAGCTTTTTCTGCCGTAAAACTATTTCCCGATGTAGAGCCTAAAGCAATTATACCTAAAATAATTGATGATTTAATGCCTCCTATAATTCGAGGCATCGCAATAGCGGGCATGCTGTCAGTCACTATGTCTACAGCTGATTCCGCCCTCAATACGGCAGGTATATTAATTACTCATAATACATTACCTGCAAATTGGTTTTACACGGATAAAATTAAATTATCCTTTTTAAGAATATTTACATTTATAACCGGCATTATCGCTATGTTTATTGCTTTACAAAATAGCAATATTATTAGTGTATTAGTTTTAAGTGAAATATTATCATTTTCTGCGCTTGGCATCCCCTTACTTTTAGGTATGCTGGATTTAAAAGTAAGTAACAAATCTTTTTGGGCATGTAATGTTTTTGCCGGGTGTGCTTATTTTATTTCTTATTATTATAATATACGAGAGTTTGCTATCCCAATTATTACATGTATGTCCGGCATTAGCGGATTTATGTTAGCTCATCTTATTGAAAACCGAAAAATAGTATTTATTGAAAGAAGATATATACAGCGAAAATCCGGTAAATTAGTCCTTATAAATACAATAAAAAATTTTTATACTTTATTACCTAACTTTAAAACCGCTTCATCATATTTAAAAACTAATCTTGATAAGTTTAGTACTAATTATCTTATGTTCGGTATATTCTGCTGTATAAATTACACTGTGCCATATTTCATGTGGACTTATCAAAAGCCTGAAAACTATCTGCTTATGCTTTTAATGCGGTTAATTGCAGGCATTCTATGCACAGGGTTACTCGTAAAAGATTATTGGCCTGAAAAAATAAAAAAATACTTTTCTATTTATTGGTATATTACCGTGCTTTATTGTTTACCGTTTATGACAACCATTATGTTTATGCTGATGGAAGCCCATATTGAATGGCTTATAAATTTAACTTTAGCAATTATGCTACTTACTATGCTGGTCGATTGGATCAGCTTCATAGTAATATTAATAACCGGCACTATTCTAGGGTATTTATTTTATAGAATTGCAATCGGAGTTCCGGATATCCCTACGGATTTTGATACGATATACCTTTTAATTTATGTTTGTGTCTTTTCCAGTTTAATCGGTTTGTTATTTGTAAGAAAAAAAGAAGTTGTTAATGAAGGAAAACTTGAGGCAATGAGGTTATTCGGAACATCAATAGCCCATGAAGTTAAAGATCCGTTAAGCTCACTTAATATGTGTATCCAACATATTGAAATGATCTTAAAAAAGTTAGCTGATAGCTCAAAATTAGAGCAGCTCGAAATTGATAATTATCATTCACAGCTAGTGGAATTAATAGAAATCCTAAAAAATACAAGTATTCAAGGTATTAAAATTATTGATAGCCTTCTTACATCCCTAAAAAGCAGCGTGATCGCTGATGATAGAGGAGAATACCTGATTAGCGAATGTATAAAACAATCAATTACGGAATATCACCAAGGTAATTTAAATCCGAATCATATTCAAATACTTTTGTCCAAAAATATAAAGTTTTATGGTTCTATGCAATATATGAAGCATCTCTTTTTTAACTTATTCAGATATGCATACAAACATAATACCCGTTCTTTAAATATTGATATACGCACGGAAGGTAATATTTTATATTTTAAGGACAATGGGCGCGGGATACTAAAAGAAGATTTACCTTTCATATTTGATAGGTTCTATTCTGATTCGAAAAGCGGCAACGGCATTGGACTCGCATTTTGCAAAATAGTAATGGAAGATATCGGCGGATCAATCAAATGTAATTCCGAAGTAGGAAAATTCACTGAGTTTGCACTTCATTTTCCTATTATAAATAAAAAACTTTAA
- a CDS encoding DMT family transporter, with protein MDTFTFILVISAAMLHATWNFFTKKTKGDRLTMLWLGQLAVGFITLPLTYYLSDFEGITKEFILYIILTGVIHSCYLTLLGWSYKVGEVSIVYPVSRGTGIIGTSLLAITLGIDKISFVGFIGILVLISGILSIAISKSVTRNEVIFSASMVGISISLYSVVDKLAVQFIPSLFYGSIMFISTALILSPFIIIKRKPQLLNTLKRYKLPSFIINVSMFSTYSIILFAFRNSPASYVVALREVSIIIATLLGTFFLKEEITKNKVCGISLIMLGAAVIKFA; from the coding sequence ATGGATACTTTTACTTTTATACTAGTAATATCAGCAGCAATGCTGCATGCTACCTGGAATTTTTTTACTAAAAAAACAAAAGGAGATAGGCTAACTATGCTTTGGCTCGGTCAATTAGCAGTAGGATTTATTACTCTCCCCCTCACTTATTATCTTTCTGATTTCGAGGGTATAACAAAAGAATTTATTTTATATATAATATTAACTGGGGTTATTCATTCATGTTATTTAACGCTTCTCGGATGGTCTTATAAAGTCGGGGAAGTATCAATAGTTTACCCGGTGTCACGCGGCACGGGAATTATAGGAACCTCTCTACTTGCAATAACACTTGGTATTGATAAAATTTCTTTTGTAGGGTTTATCGGGATTTTAGTCTTAATTTCAGGCATATTATCTATAGCGATAAGTAAATCCGTTACCCGTAATGAAGTTATATTTTCCGCAAGTATGGTCGGGATCTCTATTTCTTTATACTCAGTGGTTGATAAGCTTGCAGTTCAATTCATACCTTCGCTTTTCTACGGCTCAATTATGTTTATTTCTACTGCCTTAATTCTTTCGCCGTTTATTATAATAAAGCGCAAACCGCAACTGCTTAATACTTTGAAGAGATATAAACTACCAAGCTTTATTATTAATGTTTCAATGTTCAGTACATATAGCATTATCCTATTTGCCTTTCGCAATAGCCCGGCCTCATATGTGGTAGCTCTTAGAGAAGTATCGATAATTATCGCTACGCTCCTCGGCACCTTCTTTTTAAAAGAAGAGATTACCAAAAACAAGGTCTGCGGAATATCTTTAATTATGCTTGGAGCAGCGGTTATTAAGTTTGCTTAA
- the folE gene encoding GTP cyclohydrolase I has product MSKILEKDQAINQKAINAIRSLIECIGDDPGRSELKKSPYKILEVLQSYFAGYAVNSDEILAETIEEVEGYDDIIMLKDINFTSYCEHHFLPFSGKCHIGYIPNKKIAGIGKFVEVLEAFAGRLQIQERLTVLIAEAIYKNLQPKGVGVVIEAKHNCLSFKHQSCNNAVMRTGKMLGAFHEDYNIRNEFLSALK; this is encoded by the coding sequence ATGTCGAAAATTTTAGAAAAAGACCAGGCTATAAACCAAAAAGCTATAAATGCCATTAGAAGTTTAATAGAATGCATAGGTGATGACCCCGGTCGATCGGAGCTTAAAAAATCTCCTTACAAAATATTAGAAGTTTTACAAAGCTATTTTGCCGGTTATGCCGTTAATTCTGATGAAATATTAGCTGAAACTATTGAAGAGGTTGAGGGGTATGATGATATTATTATGCTTAAAGATATAAATTTTACTTCTTACTGTGAGCATCATTTCCTGCCCTTTAGTGGTAAATGTCATATAGGTTATATTCCGAATAAAAAAATTGCTGGGATCGGCAAATTTGTAGAAGTGCTTGAGGCATTTGCAGGCAGGTTGCAAATCCAGGAAAGACTAACCGTATTAATTGCCGAAGCTATATATAAGAATTTGCAGCCCAAGGGTGTAGGGGTAGTAATAGAGGCAAAGCATAACTGTTTATCATTTAAGCACCAAAGTTGTAATAATGCAGTGATGAGAACCGGCAAGATGCTTGGAGCTTTTCATGAAGACTACAATATAAGGAATGAATTCTTGAGTGCTTTGAAGTAA